From a region of the Daphnia pulicaria isolate SC F1-1A chromosome 1, SC_F0-13Bv2, whole genome shotgun sequence genome:
- the LOC124325110 gene encoding uncharacterized protein LOC124325110, which produces MNSSLKIDRKCIAEAVLPSQEPLLDFSAGYVLPDEISLPSINLEEIGNIDITLSILDAERLNKAFLERQQDAGASPTLFPSSGKHTFEKCSDKMILSTLENFDISSLVIKMLGLPVSKSMDFKAKFDKLMLFEVDGQYTHTFDSGKESGTFGTAILQLPVNGGHDGGNFNLEYKGRKATYEDQVDSHKLSSLSSFYDSCHYVMKPITRGWKLTLVFNLVWTNSTIVMPTDFLVFLKSLKKLEEALISWVPQRKEDVFSTEVQQLLKENVKIPLITWIDDKIVSCNEKAEDTNIEDSEDLKMTIILKTNPIPTLPIFGMTTKQIAIAIKKSQPGNVKKKMYCSLFLEKSILRIVSCFITFKGTTES; this is translated from the exons ATGAATTCTTCATTGAAAATCGATAGAAAGTGCATAGCTGAAGCTGTTTTACCATCACAGGAGCCATTATTGGATTTTTCAGCTGGATATGTGTTACCTGATGAAATTTCTCTACCTTCTATTAACCTCGAAGAAATTGGAAATATCGACATAACTTTATCTATTCTG GATGCTGAAAGATTGAATAAGGCTTTTTTAGAAAGACAGCAAGATGCAGGTGCCTCACCAACTCTGTTCCCTTCCTCAGGGAAACACACTTTTGAAAAGTGTTCTGATAAAATGATTTTATCAACACTAGAGAACTTCGACATAAGTTCTCTAGTCATCAAGATGTTAGGATTACCTGTATCTAAATCTATGGATTTTAAAGCAAAGTTTGATAAGCTGATGCTGTTTGAGGTAGATGGGCAGTACACTCATACCTTTGATTCAGGAAAAGAATCTG GAACATTCGGTACGGCGATTCTTCAGTTGCCCGTAAATGGAGGACACGATGgtggaaattttaatttagaatATAAAGGAAGGAAAGCCACCTATGAAGATCAGGTTGATAGCCATAAGCTTTCCTCTCTGTCTTCGTTTTACGACAGCTGCCACTATGTAATGAAGCCGATTACGCGAGGCTGGAAGTTGACACTCGTCTTCAACCTGGTGTGGACCAATTCCACAATTGTGATGCCAACCGACTTCTTAGTCTTTCTGAAATCACTGAAGAAATTAGAAGAAGCACTCATTTCTTGGGTTCCCCAGCGAAAAGAAGATGTATTTTCTACCGAAGTTCAACAATTGCTCAAAGAAAACGTCAAAATCCCACTTATTACTTGGATTGACGATAAAATCGTTTCATGCAATGAGAAAGCAGAAGACACGAATATTGAAGATTCTGAAGACTTGAAAATGACGATAATTCTGAAAACGAATCCGATTCCGACCCTTCCGATTTTTGGTATGACGACGAAACAGATTGCCATTGCGATAAAAAAATCTCAACCAGGaaatgtgaagaagaaaatgtattgTTCTTTGTTCTTGGAGAAAAGTATTTTGAGAATAGTCTCATGTTTCATCACCTTCAAGGGAACGACCGAATCTTAG